From one Catharus ustulatus isolate bCatUst1 chromosome 1, bCatUst1.pri.v2, whole genome shotgun sequence genomic stretch:
- the LOC117003677 gene encoding epidermal retinol dehydrogenase 2-like — MFRCIKKLLQYLKFFVFLLIENTFCIFSRPKKYFAGEIVLITGSANGIGRQVAIQLAPLGVTLVLWDIDDEGNKETSRLAQQNGANRVFVYHCDCSNRENVYEQADKVRKEVGDVTILINNAGILIGKKFCDLTDEDFEKTFRINFFSQVWTLKAFLPAMVACNRGHLVSTASAAGLLGLYRVSDYCASKSAIIGMMEGINSELYHEGKRGIKTTIICPYFISTRLSKGFKSARPCLLPVYDPEYAASRIVDAIKKEKFYLIMPPAIYLLGFKIFLPRKVTLLFESYVKFPESMDEAYGQKKKD, encoded by the exons ATGTTCAGATGCATCAAGAAGTTACTACAGTACctgaaattttttgtttttttacttattGAGAACACATTCTGTATATTTTCTCGacccaaaaaatattttgctggtGAAATAGTACTTATTACTGGCTCTGCAAATGGGATTGGAAGGCAGGTTGCCATACAATTGGCTCCTTTGGGAGTAACCTTGGTTCTTTGGGACATTGATGATGAAGGCAATAAAGAAACAAGCAGATTAGCCCAACAAAATGGAGCCAACCGGGTGTTTGTCTACCACTGTGACTGCAGCAATAGGGAGAATGTCTATGAGCAGGCAGACAAG gttagAAAAGAAGTTGGGGATGTGACTATTCTAATCAATAATGCTGGCATACTGATTGGGAAAAAGTTCTGTGATCTTACAGATGAAGATTTTGAAAAGACCTTCAGAATCAACTTCTTTTCTCAAGTCTGG ACTCTCAAGGCCTTTCTTCCAGCCATGGTGGCCTGTAACCGTGGGCACTTGGTTAGCACAGCCAGTGCAGCTGGATTACTAGGACTCTACAGGGTATCAG aTTATTGTGCAAGTAAGAGTGCAATCATTGGAATGATGGAAGGCATAAATTCAGAACTGTATCATGAAGGAAAACGTGGCATTAAAACAACAATCATTTGTCCTTATTTTATTAGTACTAGGTTAAGCAAAGGCTTCAAAAGCGC AAGACCCTGTTTGCTTCCTGTTTATGATCCAGAGTATGCAGCCAGCAGGATCGTGGATgcaattaaaaaggaaaaattttatcTGATCATGCCTCCAGCTATATACTTACTTGGATTCAAAAT TTTCCTTCCTAGAAAAGTAACACTACTCTTCGAGTCTTACGTTAAGTTCCCTGAGAGCATGGACGAAGCCTATGGTCAGAAGAAAAAGGATTGA
- the PENK gene encoding proenkephalin-A → MALLLRLGCSLLALSTCLLPRARADCGRDCASCAYRLGPRAGIHPLACTLECEGKLPSAKAWETCKELLQLTKLDLSEDGNIAPGDKKELDESHLLAKKYGGFMKRYGGFMKKMDELYRAEPEDEANGGEILAKRYGGFMKKDSDDDALANSSDLLKELLGTGDNPEAAHYREINENDGDVSKRYGGFMRSIKRSPELEDEAKELQKRYGGFMRRVGRPEWWLDYQKRYGGFLKRFADSILPSEEDGETYSKEVPEMEKRYGGFMRF, encoded by the exons ATGGCGCTGCTCCTGAGACTCGGCTGCTCGCTGCTGGCCCTCAGCACCTGCCTGCTCCCGAGGGCGAGGGCCGACTGCGGCCGGGACTGCGCCTCCTGCGCCTACCGCCTGGGACCCCGCGCCGGCATCCACCCCCTG GCATGTACACTAGAATGTGAAGGAAAACTGCCTTCTGCCAAAGCCTGGGAGACCTGCAAGGAGCTCTTGCAACTGACAAAGCTGGATCTTTCTGAGGATGGCAACATTGCTCCGGGAGACAAGAAAGAGCTGGATGAGAGCCACTTGCTTGCGAAGAAGTACGGAGGCTTCATGAAAAGATATGGGGGGTTCATGAAGAAAATGGATGAGCTCTATCGGGCAGAGCCAGAGGATGAAGCTAATGGAGGAGAAATCCTGGCTAAGAGATATGGAGGGTTTATGAAGAAGGACTCAGATGACGATGCCCTTGCCAACTCCTCTGATCTGCTGAAGGAGCTTCTAGGAACAGGCGATAACCCTGAAGCGGCACACTATCGAGAGATAAATGAAAACGACGGCGATGTCAGCAAAAGATATGGAGGCTTCATGAGAAGCATAAAGCGCAGCCCAGAATTGGAAGATGAGGCCAAGGAGCTGCAAAAGAGATACGGTGGCTTCATGAGAAGAGTGGGCAGGCCGGAGTGGTGGCTGGATTACCAGAAACGATATGGTGGGTTTCTTAAGCGCTTCGCTGACTCCATTCTCCCTTCAGAAGAAGATGGGGAAACTTATTCCAAAGAAGTcccagagatggaaaagagaTATGGTGGTTTTATGAGATTTTAA